The DNA window CCTGATCGTGTGGGAGACCAAGCGCGGATTGGCTTTGACCTCGCTCCAAATGCACGTGCCCTTCACCCACTTTGACATCAGTCTGGAGGTCTCCCGCGTCCTGGTGCAGCTGGTGGACAGCTACAATCTGCCCGTGATCTGTCTGCACAACACCCCGGCGCAGTATGTCAAGCTGCCCACGTATTCCGGTCCCAGCAAGGATGTAGAGGGTAAATCACATCATAACTACCAGATGAATCTTAAATCTTTATCCCTTAAACTTAACCCGCTCAAATCCCGAATGTCCTTGCAGATCTGCGACCCCAGGGCCCCAAGCGGCAGATGAAGCGGCTGCTGAAGAAGGAGGTCTCCCTGGACACGTACACCTGGCAGAAGAAGTACGGCCACCTGACCTCCTCCGTGATGATGGCCCAGGTGGATGAGCGCCTCAAGCGGCGCTTCAGCGTCTCGGCCAGCATGGAGGAGATCTCGAAGATCGCCGAGACGAAGACCGGTGCCTCCCAGGCGAATCTGGGACCGGAGCAGGCGGCTCTGGCCCAATCGCAGCACTTTGACCAGCTGGAGGCCTTGTGGAACAAGCGATCGCCGCCCAGAAGGCGTCACAATGCGGTAAGTCCAAGGTCGCCATGATAGCCTCACCATCTCTCTTTCGGATGGAGGACATGGAAGGACCTTAGCTGCAGCTGGCTTTAGTGCGTGTAAATCTTTGGTACTCGTAGTAGATGCGCTCACAATTTTGGTTTTCGTTTCGTCTCCTTcttttcgtttcatttcgcTTCGTCTCTGTTTGCTTAAACACTTTGTGAAATGTGCAACATGCAACCTGCAAtatgcaacatgcaacatgcaacatgcaacCTGCAACGTGCAATGTGCCACCTGCAACACCTGCCATCTGTGCCCATTTATCAGGGTCTCTCGAGGCAAACCTCGCTGGTGGAGGACCGTCTGGAGTCGTCGGACGACGACGAGTACCAGGACGAGCGCGCAGGTATGTTGTCCGCCTCCTACGATAACATCCACCACCTTGCACGTTTGCCCGGCCTCCGATCCCTGCACGATGCATGGAAGACCAACAGTCTGCGGGTCCGCACACCCCGACGATCCAAGTTCTATGTGAGCACACCGCCACCACAGAACTCGCAGAACAGCAGCAGCTTGCGGCTggacacccacacccacatcCACACTCACTCCCATGACCGGACAGCCGGACAGTGTACGGCAGATGGGGTGGCCCCTGACCTGGTCAGGGATCTCCTGGTGGCGCCACCCGCCGCCCCGGAGTCCCCGCAGAGGATCTCCCTGCGCCAGCTGCTCCATTGGCCCAGCCTCAAGTCTCGAATTTGGCGTCGCAGCCAGCGGAACTGCCATTCCCTGCAGCCGAACACCCGGCTAAATCCGCCCGAGCGACTCCGGCCCACGCCCATCATTGTGGTGGAGAACTACGACCTCCGCCGTGTGCAGCAGCTGCGCACGGATCTCATCCTGCATCCGCAGACGAGCAGGGCCTCCGTGGGCCACATCGAGGTGGCCGGCAGCGAgcagctgctggccaagaAGGCCAACTACTGGCAGCGCCACTGGCACCTTCTGCGCCACAAGGCCAGCCGATCAGAGTCCAGTCACCCACGTACACTTCGGGATACCAGCAACTCCCATTCGAATAACAGCACCCCCGATCCCACGGCCAACTGCAATGACTGCGTGGCCCAATGACAGTCAGCGGTGACCCACCCAACCACCGACCGAATCGAACCGCCACACCACCAATCCGCACCACTTCCGTTCTCCAGCACCCTTTAGCCACTCTCTTTTCGTAGTTCTGGCCATCCGTAGTAGTTGTTCGCTATTAGTCAACTTTAAcgtatttatttgaataaatttcCACAAGgtttatttcgttttattttgattgctCGTTCAATTACACCCAATTATCTATGGTCAAATTATCCGGAAACAGTGACCAGGTGAGTACAGTGCGAAAAAACGGAAGactgaaaaaagtggtttacaAATTCATATAGGTTCTATCGAAATGGTTTTCATAAGTTCAAGGTAACcaggaatttcaattaaagtagttcacagagaaaaatattgaagCACATTGTTCTTGATTTAAGAAGATTTGTTCTTAAAGCAGTGAAGGCACATTGAGAATTTACTCAACCACTTTTTAATAAGGGTTCACTACTgacaagaaattaaaaacgttttagcttaaaaaatgtagtGCTATTTAAAAGCATAACTTAAACACAGATGAGAGCGTCAGAAATCTCTGTTCTCAAGATCATAGCATAGATAAATCTCTTCCCCTTCAATAAGAAGTgttaaaaaatggtaaaacaAAGCCAACATTTTTGTATCTGTCTGACCATTACGCTGTATTGTTAATCCTCGCACCGAACTTGTAAAGAAGCCCGTagatttaaagtttaaatggCGCCTGGGATACATGTGAAACCGCTGTAATGAGAGTCCGTtgataattataattagttgCAACCCAGGTAATGACAAGCCAACTCCGCGTGTTTTCGACTGTAATGGCTTTCGAGCAAATGGCTGCACCATGAATATTAAGTGCCCATCCGAGCCGTGGTCGTGCTCATTTCGCACCGGCCAATGGAATGCAAAAATTGCAATCAATAAATTCGCAACGCGATTAACTCGATAAGCAAACAAGAGACCGGCGCATCGCTGGCTGGGTAATGAATTGAGCGAATTAAAAGCAATCACTTTCAGTCGAGCGGAATCGAATCGCCCGGAACGGGGTCAGGGACTTGTGGGTGGTATGCCCCTACCGTGTCCACTGAGGTAAGCAGCTCGTTCTCCAAGCTCTACGTTTTGTTCATCCAACCCTTTCGGCATGTTTTGCTATCAGTCAAGTAAGCTGGAAGTACCCATGTGGAGGAGTCGGAAGCCAAGACGGAACTTGAGCCTGTGTACCATAGCCATGGGTGTACTCTAAGAGTGTGCCACATCCGCTTTCGTTCTCTAAGTATATGTGTTTCCACTTTCGACTCCTCTCGATTTTATAACGTTTTTCGCTCTCTCGATGTGTATATACTGTATACTTACGTATCCTCCTGTATATTTAAGTACTCGTTTCGTTTCAAAGTTGTTGTCCAGTTTGGTCACAGTTCTGCCGCTAAACCAAAACGAATAATGCAATATGGAATATGAAAACGAAgttcccattttccattccAACTATCCGAACCACAACTCCGAAtgaaccaccaccaccaccaccacaaccaACAGCCACCGCCCACAGTTCGAAAACCAGTTCCCGCAGCTCACTGCTCCCCTAAACAACTGCAACCGGAACAGTAGCAGCGGCGGCgtgaaaactaaaaaccaaaatctaaataaatataataaccAATCCAAAGAGGAATTCTGGGCAGAATAAGAGCCCTTAGCTAAGTTTCCCCCACTCGATTGGCATGTTATCTCCAGTGTTTCCGAATCCAAATCGCAGCTAGTTCACCGTATCGAGCACTTTGCAAGAACCCACCACAGACACAGGCACCCCAAAATTGACTAACCCAATCTGGCTAATTTCGGTTACACCTTACTTTTCTAGATGACTTCGACGATTTCTTTCAGTGGGGCTAGGCAATGTAGGCTAAGATTGATCACGTTGTTGTTACTAGGGCTTAGAGACACACTTACCTTTCGAGTAATACGGGCATACCTCAAACGCAAATGCTGAAAACAGAAGAACTTTTGAGAATTCTACACAGTTTATATAGAGTACTGGTAAAATAGCATAAATATAACCGAAGAACCACCACACAGCGCGGCTGGCCAGCTGGATGAGATCAAGTAAGTATGCCAAGAGGCACCAAAATAGCTACACACATCCCTTAGCCGAACCACTAGAGTCAGTTCACATAGAACCTAGAGCTTAACCATCTTATTTTGGCCACTTTGGCCGCAGCGAAAGCCCTTTGCTTTGATGTCTCGTGCAAGTAACGTTTATTTGAGATGCAAGATGCGTAGATGCCAGCAAGTAATTCGGTGTTGGGCATGTCACTCTGGCCAAACCAAATGCCAGCTACCACCAAGACATTCTAAAGAACATTCCCAATTTGTTGTCGATTTACGCAGATCATTTCGCttcaggaggaggaggataccACAAGGGATAAGTCCTGAGGCGGCAGCTAAGTGGAGCACTTATCCGAAACGGCAAGCAATAAGTGGGCACACGAGCCTGACACACAACCCATCTCCCATTTCTCTAGTATATCTATTGCGTAgatgtaaaacaaaataacttAGTTGAATCTGATAAACCACCGTCTCAGACTTTGTAGGAACTCTAGCGTTAAGTGAGCCAACCTAGACATTTTATTGTTGTAGAGTGTTTTACGTACCTACCAACCCGAGCTAAATGTTAAATGCAGTAACCTAGTATCTGTTCAAATGAGAAATGCAACAAAGGATCTCTCTGAAGGGGTAAAAAGCGTAACTATGCTTAAAAACACACGTGAAACACACAGAAGGACACGAAGCCACACACTCAGACAGGCACAAAGACACACTGAAACACGTTGATGGATAATTATAGGGTTAAGCAAGTGTATATATTAAGCCCCCATGTTCGCTGTAGCGTTAGTATTACCCCGACCTCGGTTCGAATCGCACTTTTTCGGGTCCTGGGCTTGCACTTCCCTCGGATATATACTTCAATAACTTTCTGACAATCAGAGGTTCTAGCCTGGAACGAAAAACCACACGGAAGCAACCAAGAAAGCAACTCTACACTGAGAACGACAAACGAATATTTCTACACTGGATATTTCTATGCATGCCACAAGTGAAACTTTGTTAAACTAAGCAATTAACGCCTATGTAGCGTAGTGTAGTGTCCACCACTCTGTAGCTGAGCCACCAAGAGCATCTCCCGAGGAACTGTGCATCTGGAGCGCAGACGGCAACCGATCGGATAGCGATACATATTGACTACTGATACATGTACACCTTGTCTATGTCTATTAAATCGAAATTAAACTCAACTTTACTGGAGAACAGCAAAAGGAGATTTTTAATTagctgtactttttcagcagtTCCATAAAAGTTGGAAGGTGGCCCTAACAATTGCAgaactttaaataaacaataacgattttttgtttgaaaataaaattagcgAAAAAAGttacatattctttataaaaacattaccATTTTTGGCAGTCTTGAATTTATTTCCAtatatatgattttttaaCTGTTTTCTAGCATTCAAATTTTAGTTAACTTTTAATTTAGTTAATGGTTAGTTAGTTCGTTGTTTCCTTTACTTACAGCTATTCTAAAGGAGCTTAacttaattttgtttactttcatttttgcaaagttttaatttaaaaaatatttgattttaatcCTTGAGTTAGTGCAGGAAATACCTATTTCGTAAATTgtataccaaaaatacaattttcaatttacttAACGTTTTTCCATCATTTCTATCTGTATTAAagtaactaaaaaatgttaaaacaaaacaaagaaaatcaCTTATAATTTAGGAAAAACTCTTGagcaaaaattatatactttgcattttatttaaaaaatgatataaattCTTGATTAATTATAGAAGAAGATTAAATGTGcattatcaaaatatttttctttaatttctttaGGATTTCCTTTAAACTCACGTATTTAATTTCCCATAGAACACCGAATATAGACAGTAGTTTTCATCGATTTTCTTTGATTAATTTCTTATGTACATCCGCAGACACATGCATCCAGTCGGCAGCAATTAATTCGGTTTTCGCCCGCCCCATTCTGCAGGGCTTTCAGCCAGCACTCTCCATTACTCGGCCCATCTGTGCGACGTCGGCAGCCATTGTTTGTATTCAGTTCTCCGGCCATTATGACACCATTTGCCAAGCCAATGTCAACCCAGAGCAAAAGCGTCCACATCAGCAGGCATCCTCGGGTGGCATTGTGGGTGGGTCGTGGGCGGCCAAAACCGCAGACACAGCCATTTTGTTTGCACTGTCTAATGAGAAAAGTTTGCGGAAAGCATTGACAATGAATGCTCCTGATAAGCGCGACTGTATGTATGTGGGTCAGGTCCACAGCATCCGGCAGGAGGATGAGGACCCATACATGGGTTCCTGATCGATTGGCATACACTCGTTTAATGAGCTCCCAAGAAGTGGCAAAAAACTGCTGAGCCCTGGTCAACCCTTTTCTGCTTTGGTCTCTAATTACTTTTGTTCTTCGGCAAGGACAAAGGGCCATTGGAAATACCAGAGCTCTGATGAATTAAGCCCACCGAACCGCAGACAAATCGAGGGGATGCTGCACTCAGACCTCCGACCTCGGAGGGAATGCGAAAACtcttttccagcttttccCGCAAGTTTTctgtcaaaaaagaaaatcttaaaaatgccAACGCTGCCAAAGACTGGGAACAATGCCGCCCCATCATGCTTGTTCATCTCAATGGATTTTCCCTGCTCTGGGGCCGCATAATTGCAGCTCAACACAAAGCACGGAACGCTTTTAATGTGCATTTACCTCATCCTTATGTGTTCTACATACGGAAAAATAGTTCAAGATTTTAAAGAGCATGTCAAAAGAATGGGGTTAACTAGGCAAACAAAGGCCCTGGTTTTTTTTGAATCTCCTTCCTTAGTTAGATTGCTAAGTTGCAAgatttcattaaaatgatttatgtATTTGAactatgttaaaaaatatttataaattgttttttattaacttattttatatattattttaaaaactattttaataaatttaatttcacctATTAGTAAGTTAAAGAGTCATTAGGTTATCAAACAAATGTTCTgtgcttattaaaaaaatttaaaaatttttaataggattatatttttatttggatgGTTTAGGTATTTGAActaagttaaaaatataatcgtataaatttttaaactaaaataaaaaagtaaaaatatttatttgttaaaagaccttttatttttacacaattaagaatatttgttttgtaatttttaattttttttgttgcaatttttaaatttaatctaCCTCACTTTTTATTTCAGTGTACTATTTGAAGCTTTCACTTAGACAGACATTGCTTGTCTTTATCTGGTATAATGGCCAAatcacgcatacgcagcgtAAACGGAGAAGGAACGGAGAAGCATTTGAAAGGCATTCCGAAGAGGCGGCAAACTTTATGGCGAAGACTTAGCCATGTATTAAGAACTTTCTGACTTTGTCATGTGAAAGTTACGGAGTAGAAAGTAAGACACGAAAAACCAAACTgaggataaataaaaaactagcACAGGCAGACAAAGAGTCTGGATTAAGTGAGCCACTTGCCGCGGGCTTTAAGGCCATTCGACCAACAATGAATTTCCAcagaaaaacattaaaaaagcCATATCTCTCTTTTGATTTTTCTAGCGCTTAGCGAGtttgaaaagaaaaaacaaaacataacaACAGGAGTACCATAGGCATACACATTTTTACTCTTACTGGTAAGATCTAAGATTTATAAGTTATAATACAAAACAGATAATAGGAAAATGACTTTTCACAGTGCTTTCATCTAGTATAATCCAATCtaagtatatgtatatataactTGCAACAGCATCAACTGTTTAActttaatttacaaaaaaaaccaTTAACACGCTTGCCTGAAGTCCCCTCCAGCCATTTATCCCCAAGACATTCCCCTTTCCTTACAAAATTGTACAATTACGAATCCAAGAGCAATCCCCGGTGGACTCTCCGCTGCTCGCCTTGCCAATCAGCTGAAAGCAAACAGCCAAGCCTGAATAATGCATTATGCGCCAAATCCCCTTCCCTTACCCCGCTCCATGGGAAGTTTATAGCAGCACATCCCTGCAGGACGAGCCATTTGTCCAGCACCCGCTGCAAGCCACTGATATCGAAAAGCAATTTCCGTTATGATTGCCACAGCTCCCTAATCCCCGCAGCGGATGCACGCAAATGAGGAGCCAGCGCAGGAGCAAGTTGTTGCCGGGACAACGGCGACAACAAGTAGTCCTGGCAACTGCCATCAATCAAATGGCAGCAGTAATAGAGCTCATAGCAGGGAAGAGCAAAACCAAACAAGTCCCAACGGATTCGAgctagaaataaaaaaaaaaaaccaaacaagGTCAAGATGTTGTGGGGACTCAGTTCGGCGTTGGATCTGTACGAGGAGTACCTGAAGGCCTTCAAGATCAACGATGATCCGCTGCCGGCGGAGGGAGATGCGAGCGAGGGAGCGGAGGGAGCAGGTGGAGATGGTCCGCAGACCACCGTAAGCATCCTCATCTGCGGCGGAGCTGATCCGCGCCATGTGATCAAGACTCTGGCCAAGAGGTACACCCATCGCACTAGACCCAAGCTCAAAATATATGTGCTGGATGGCTGCGCCGAGATTGCAGCCAGGAATATGCTGCTCCTAGGCGTGGCGCTAGAGGACCCCGAATCCTTTAGCCTGGTGTGCAAAGTGCACTTGTTCATGGATCTCTATGGGAATGCGGTAATCCGCCCCAGCTCGCACCACTACATGGCCGCCAAGGGACGCACTCTGCTCCAAATGGTCACCGATGACGAAACAATGCAGCGCCTGGCTCCCATGCTGAATATAGAAGGCCTGAAGTACAAAGAGCGAGATGGCTTGGAAATGTCCTTCAGTTTCTGGCAGCCGCATCCTTGGAATGTCTTCGAGGTGACCAAGTACTGGGAGCAGCGGTCGAGGACTTTGCTGGGCACCCGTTACGATCACCGCAACGGAGCCTTCGACTGGGACCTGAGCATGACCCTCAAGGATCGGGGTGGGCAGCAGATCTGCTCGCAGGAGTACCGCTACTGGCGAGAGTCCGGtgtggcttttgtttttcccgaGTATGAGCAATGCAAGCCGAACAAGACGCTGGCAGCTGGCCTGGTGCGAAACGGACGCACCTTCCTTCATCGTGGCTATGTGGGCGATATCCAAACAGGACCCTTCTGTGGCTTTGGGCTGCGCACCACCGAGGAGCGAATGCATCACTCGGTGCATGGCGACAATGACTACCGTGCCACTGACATAACCGAACGCAATCTCCTCGAACTCTTCCATGAGCTGCAGACCCAGACCGCATACGAACACGATCCCACGCGCTCCCGCCGGTATGGATCCGTCCAGCTGCTGATGACGCCGTTGCTCAATCACCAGGAAGTGGATGCTGCGGGGCAGGCATCCTACGACAAACCGTGGATCCCGGTTCCCGGGGTAACCGTGCACTACGTGTCGCCTTTGGAGATGGTCCAGCTGCAGCAGGGCGCAGACCGCTGGAACAACATGTTCGACGTCGCCTTTATGGCCTATAATTATTACTCCTTCCTGAGCAAGGACTTTTTCAAGGCTCTGCGCACGCCAGCCCTTTTCATCCTGGAGACCAAGCTTATGACCGTGGAGCGCAAAGATCATGTGCTGGAGTTCGAGACCAAGGCCAAGGAGGTAATGAAGCAGGCCGGCCTCAAGGCGGCCATCAACTACCAGGCCATCAATGCCAAGAACATGTGGCTCAAGTACAAGAAGACTGATACAGATGAACCAGAAGATGAGGAGGAAGCTGAGCCGGAATGTGTTGAAGGCGATGCCGATGGGGGTCTTGCTGAAGAGTACTCTGGTCTAGTAATCGAAGAGATTCCGTCCGGTAATCAGACTGTGTCTGCGATTAAAAAGGAAATAGAGGCAGAAGGTCCGCTCCAGCCGAAGAACACTTTCCACAGTCTgaactaaaataaatgtacaatTTAATGAATACAACAACAGGTAACTTTAATTTTGTCTCTGCTTTTTCTTCTGCTTCCCCGTGGCCCAAGTGTCCAGTTGGAACTCCATGCCCTCCCGTCGCTGCCTGACCTTTTGCGGTGTGGCAAACGAGGTGGCCTGACGGCGATCCTCCTCAAAGTCCAGCAGATGATCGATTCGCATGTTGAGCTTCCTGGCCCGCGTGCCTGTGCCCCAGTGATCCCTCTCTCTGCGGTG is part of the Drosophila biarmipes strain raj3 chromosome 2R, RU_DBia_V1.1, whole genome shotgun sequence genome and encodes:
- the LOC108030404 gene encoding dynein axonemal assembly factor 3 homolog: MLWGLSSALDLYEEYLKAFKINDDPLPAEGDASEGAEGAGGDGPQTTVSILICGGADPRHVIKTLAKRYTHRTRPKLKIYVLDGCAEIAARNMLLLGVALEDPESFSLVCKVHLFMDLYGNAVIRPSSHHYMAAKGRTLLQMVTDDETMQRLAPMLNIEGLKYKERDGLEMSFSFWQPHPWNVFEVTKYWEQRSRTLLGTRYDHRNGAFDWDLSMTLKDRGGQQICSQEYRYWRESGVAFVFPEYEQCKPNKTLAAGLVRNGRTFLHRGYVGDIQTGPFCGFGLRTTEERMHHSVHGDNDYRATDITERNLLELFHELQTQTAYEHDPTRSRRYGSVQLLMTPLLNHQEVDAAGQASYDKPWIPVPGVTVHYVSPLEMVQLQQGADRWNNMFDVAFMAYNYYSFLSKDFFKALRTPALFILETKLMTVERKDHVLEFETKAKEVMKQAGLKAAINYQAINAKNMWLKYKKTDTDEPEDEEEAEPECVEGDADGGLAEEYSGLVIEEIPSGNQTVSAIKKEIEAEGPLQPKNTFHSLN